The DNA sequence gctctatttaaaaattttgttgcACTGGCTAATGAGTTATTGCATGCACAAAATGAAATTTAAACTCCCAACACTTGTTTAAATAAACGAGTGAGTTGACCATTCGACTAAACCAAAATTAGTTGGTTACAACATATAAACTAAGTATCGGAGTTAGAACTGATCACGTTACCATGTCCATAATATTtcaaacaacaataacaacGAAGGCTTGTCCAACTAGGTGAGGTCGGCTAATGATGTTATTAAACTCTATTATGTAACATGTCTATAAAAATCGTTTATATGTAGATCTCATTTGTCCATAATATTTCAAACATTTTATGAAAATTAGATGGAACAATGTAACTATGATTATGTTATCGATAATGCTAGcgagaaaaaaaattgacagaacatgttttatttaatatttattaattattataatatataatgaatattaaataagataaattttgactgttttttattaatattttttttattatcaaatatttcCGTTATACTATATAAGGTCTAACCCAATTAGTTGTTGTTTAGTTGTTTAAACGTCATATTTTAAGCTCGATTATTAGAGTTGGATTAAACTCCTCTAAAATAAAAGTGAACAACAGTTTGAACAAGGCAATAAACGACGATGCGCGGCacttaggtagcgtttgttttgaggtactgaGAAATTGAGACTCAGTATTGTGTTAGTTAGTTCAGAGACtgatactaaaatttctgtctctgtctctaacATTTCAGGATTTTAGTACCTCTAAAAAGTAGAGACACAggggactaaaatttttagagatagagactgaaactttaataacattttatacctaaaatactttcatttcaattaattaatttcaattttaccctttgtgcaaattaaattaaagttttatttttgtttcaatttaTGTCTCCTATTTTACACTAAACAAAATATtgagatttatttcaatttctgtctcttagtctctgtctctcagtaTCACACGCTACCTTAGGGACGAAATAAAAAAGTGAATTCGATGATGATGCTAAAGACAAACTATGATGTGTATAATATTAGATTATAAAACAGAGTTTTGTTTTACCTTGAAATGAGTGCATAATAAATCCTTAGAATCAGTTTCTAAACAAAACGTAATTTGACAAGTGCTTTTGTATTAGAGACGGGGTAGGATTTATAGGtagtatttaaaaaagagaCCGAAATTAAATTtgtacaaaaaataaaattaatattaattaatttaaatgatggtattttaggtataaaatattattaaaattttaatttttgttataaaaaaatttaatttcatatatctctactttttaaaaatactgaaatattaaaattttaaaaataaaaactaaaattttaatattaattattaaaccAATAAACATAATACTAAATCTTAACTTCTCTATTTCTGTCTCAATACTTTAAAATAATCATTACCTTACCATAGTGTTTAGATTATCCCTAGCGTTTCGGTTTTAACTCCTAAAGTAAATACTAATAACCAATAGTATATAGGGTTTCTAAACCTCAATTGGGTGATAATGTATAGGGATGAGATCCCAAtaagtattaatttaattaaattcaaaagcttgattatgtaattcaatgcatgcataagCTTCATTGAATAATAGTATAAAGTTTAATTCATAAGAATAAGTCCAAAATACTTTAATTTAAAAGTCATGTTCCAAGGTACCcataattaaaattgaaatactttttatatttgatttaatAAAGTTCTTTGTAAGTCAGTTGAGTCGTCTATATGCGATGAACATTTACAAGGAACAGGAGCAACCATATGATATTTTAATCACATATGTACCTCCATGCATGAAATCCGATCCATCCACTTATTGAGTTGGATTTTTTGTATCAATGATCTTAATCCTAAATCAGAGAAAGGTTCTTCTTACATAACATCATTGCATCACTTTCAAGAGACATCCACGTAGTCCCCACTATAGAAGCGACCTTGAATGTCATCTGGAATCATGCAAATAACTTATACATTTTTTTATCTAAGAAAAAATCTCTATTATTTGTGTACAATATAGTATGATTCATatgttttatcttttattcgtctttctttatttaatttctaCACTATTTCTAGATTAAATATTATTGTAATTTTCTTAGAcgatgtttttgaaaaattccatttttttttattataatgacCTTACTTTCTTTTGAAATATATAAAAGTAACATATGTTTGGGGTAAAAAAagatttagaaaaaaaattgttatatcTCATGGGGCGCATGCTAGCTTGTATGCTtggaagaaataaaaatataacaaaatattattaatataatatctGCATTACAAAAATAACCACTATTGTATGCTAGTGATGCTTATAGGTCCCAAGGGCAATGAAACCTTGTGAGTTGTGACGTATATAAGTCGCAGCTTAGGTAAGGTGGGGCTAAGTACTCGATTTCTGAGAAAGAGAGACATGGATGGATggatgaaaaaaagaagaaaatgaagaagaatatCAATCAATGTAATTGTGGACCAGGTCAGCAGTTTTCTATGTTCCTTATCCTAAGCTCCATAATAATGATTTTGTTTTTGGTTATGACTTATACTTTACCTTTGCTAAGTGCAATGAACATATGATGTAAATTAGTGTTTACACAGGTTAAGAGGTATAGTTATTGAAAAGGAAAGTGGTGGAGTAGTACAAAGTTGGGCATGTGAATCCAGCTCAATAATAATGGGAAGATTGTACCATAAATATCTTTCAGGTAATGGGTGCCCACTGCCCACAATTAGGAAGCTAAAGGACCCTAAGTCATCACTCATCACTATGTGGTCCTCAGGAGGGGCACACACAACACAACTTCTTATGTTACTTCTTAGGGCTTCCATGTGCTTTGTTACATAACCTTCTCAAAAAGAAAAACCGCCATTGCAAAAGGGTATGGAGTATGGACTTGGTTCCCACCGAGGACTTCTAATTTTTGCtatttttgctatttttttaaaatattgtttGAAAGAAGCTAAATACTAGACCAATAAAAAGAGAACAAACTTCCTACGAATCAAGTAAACTAAGGTTGTTAAGGTTAACTTGAAAATTTGTGTCACATATAAAGATTACATGTAAGGAAAGGGAAAATTAgcaatgataaaaaaaaattgcattcaCTTCTCATACAGTATATACACTATTTTTTCGGTATTTGATAACTTCTCAAACCCTGCCAATACTTGCTTGTGGCCTAAGAAAAAGTCATGGCCGCTATTATGAAATTTTAGCCCATATAGGACAGCCTTTCCCATAATTTGGGCTGCCCATTCAACCAAGCAAAGCCTCTACTTTTTGGGTTACGTCAGATGCAGATAAGACCATGACCAAAAACACAAATAGAAGCAGATAAGACATCCACccaaaaattatataaaagagaagggagaaacctgtccaaaaaaaaaagaacagaAAAAAATACGAATAAATGATCAAATTAGTTCCAAAAAAATGACTGATTTTTCAAAGTGGTTTCTGAAagtctttttaattaaatttattctttaaagattttaagTTGTCATGTTACTTTTTTCATCACTTTCATTGTCAATGACGTCAGAATTTGTTGATATGACACGTTAAGTGACATCACAACACAtatctattaattttaattggCGACTAATATGATAAGTTTGtgaaattaaatcaaataaattcTAAATCGAAAAATTCTAATGCctcaaatttttttctcaattagattttgatttgatctaattttataatcaattaaaatttttagaagtgTATTGTAGTGTCACTTAAGGCGTACATTAACAAATTTTGAAGGaagaatttgattaaaaaaatttttgaaactaatttaaaaatcgaGTGATATTTTAGGAGCGAATTTAATAGTGAATTTGATCGTTTATTGTATAATAGTTGCTTAggctcatttttttttattttatggttAAATTTAAACGAAAAATGACACAACTAAGTACTAGCATGCTTTCTgtatattatttgtattttaaatgtTTCTTAAACAAAAGTCAGTCACaggttatatatataaaaatataagatatgaAAGATCAGATCAGCGGAAGCAAAGTTGGGAGAAGTTTTCCTGTTTTCAAGTGAAGTAGGCTGAGTCCCAAATAACTATCTTCCCCTCAGGTCAAAATTCATTTTTGTGCTGATACCTACTCTTTATTCTTAAGAATATTTGATCATTTTCATGCATAGATTCTGAGTTTCTGCTGTGCTTGGTAGTtctgtttcattcatgaaaacTGTTGTATTTTTACTgggtaatatatttttttacatttgaattttgttaaaaattttaaaaatattcttaagttttattttatttgtatcaaatatattCTCACAACTCGTTTAGGACCAATCCAtgataattataatttgtttgtgttgaatgttattcttataaaattttgttgaatttgtcataaattttttgaaaaagtagtaaTTAGGGTAAATTTGATTGCAAATTAAAAACTTCTATGACAAAACTAAAACAAGATAAAATGTAgggataattttaaaaattttaacaaattttagGGAAAAAATAACACTCCTGCTTTCGTTTTCTTGAGCAATAACATTCTAAATTTTGTTGCTTATTTGTCATCATGCATTTCTACAAAGTTTTCTACTTTCTTCGAGGTCAACAATCCCATATCTGTGCGTATTAATTGGGATAATCTACTTGCTCATAAGATGTTTGTGTATTTGTCTCTGTGAACTTTGGAGAGGAATTAATAACAATGTTTCATTGTGAACCATTTgttttcattcattcattcattctttCTAGATACTAGAAATGGATGCTGAGACAGTGGTGCATACTGGAGGTTGCCATTGCAAGAGTGTGAGGTGGAAAGTGGTTGCTCCTTCAAGTGTTGTTGCATTGGACTGCAACTGCTCTGACTGCTCCATGAGAGGCAATACTCATTTTGTTGTGCCTGCTGTCAATTTTCAGCTTTTAGGGGAATCTTCCAAGTTTATTACAACTTATACCTTCGGCACTCACACTGCAAAGCACACATTCTGCAAGATCTGCGGTATAAGCTCGTTCTATCATCCGCGGTCGAACCCGGATGGTGTTGCGGTTACTTTCAGGTGTGTGGACCCTGGAACATTGACACACATTGAAATCAGGAAGGCTGATGGCAAGAACTGGGAGAGCTGGTTTAATCAGTCAGACATCTCTTCATTTTCAAAGGTTCAGAAGTAACTCCCTACAAGAACTGGGACATAGATGAGATCAATAGGGGATTCAttactctctctctcatttatTTCTGGTTCCACTTATAGAATTATAGGTGAGAGATCACATTGGATTCTCTCGAGTGTTAAAAAAACTGGAAGATATTTTTCCTTCCACTTCTTTTCTGCTTTTGCATTACTGTATGTAAGTGCCCGCAGATACTTGAACATTATGAATATCTGGGTGTGGATTTGGTATCCCAAACCAACATGCTCACAATTGacctaaaaacaagaaaaagaaagagtcACGAACAAGTTATGTCTCTTTGACCGATATACTTGCTTTAGAATGTTTATGCTTCCTTTATATGAGATGGGAAGAGAGACGAGTTTTCATATTTGTTTTAATGACTGTTATGGTATGTTGGCCAGTGCTCTGCATAGCATAAACACTTAATTATATACAATAGCAAGAGCCGACAGTTAGCCATACGAATTTGACCATTTGGTTTTCTCGCATGGAAAAATTTCATGGTAAGAGTGAACTTCACAATCAATCGGGTAACCCGAAATTGTACATGGCAACAATTCTACAAAATGGTTCTTTTACACTGCATATTACAATGGAATAGATAAAgcctaatttaattttattaggtACTCTTAACAACCGAGAAACTTTGGGGGTGCAAGTTCTTGCATTGTCAAGGAAAACAAAAAACATGAATctctgttttttatttaaaccaaaaaattaaaatccatGCTTCATTTCTTCAACAGTGCACTGCACTGTGCCATTATCTTGGAAGCCCTAGTAATCGCATCGGTCATATAGAAATTCTCTACGGCAGTCCCGAATGCAGTGGTATCTATCTTAGTATTGAAGGTTGGCCTCAGAGAAGATGGCAATGTAGCTGGTTCTCTCTCATCTTGGCGCACTAGGTTTGGGGCTACAATCTTGATTCGAGCACGAACAGCACCAACTGAATCATAGGGCAAATCGATTCCAGCCACCTCAGACAGAGCCCGAATTATCTTCCAGTCATCCCTGGAGTCACCAACTGTTGGAACTGCAGGCAGAGTTTGTTGAGTGCATCCTTCAGTATTTTCATAGGTTCCTTCCTTCTCACTGAATGCTGCAGCTGGCAAAATGATGTTGGCACGATAAACACTCTTGTCACCATGGTGACCTTGAtaaacaacaaaagaatcaGCTGGGATCTTGTCCAAGTTTATATCATCGGCACCCATCAAATATACAAATTTTGCAGACTCGAGACTTTTTTCAGATTGAGGCACAAGTCCAAGGTCAAGTGCAGCAGCCTGGGCAGCATGAAGAAGTAATACATTAAGGCCGTTCCAATCAGGTCTGACAACCTTACCTTGTTTTGCAATGGTTTCAATAGCTGCAAAAATTGCATCCTGGTCCTTTCTCTCAAAGATTCCAGCACCGACAATGATAACAGGGTTTTTGGCATTTGATATAGTCTTGGAGAATGGGTGGCGGCCCTCAGCAATTTCAAGTAGTGTTTGGGGGCCAGTACCAAGATGTTGGTGGTCATAGTTGAAATCAGTAGCAGGACCGATGTACCCAACCTTGGCTTGAGTTGCTCTGACAGTCTTGCGTATTCTGGCATTAACCATAGCAGCTTCCACCCTTGGCTGCAAATTTGATATTAAACACACAAGATAGTATTAGATAaccaaatacaaaaaaataatgcaCCCAAGAAAGCACAATGTGTAAATAGTAGATGAACTCAGCAAAAATATAGAATACTTCACaaaaattctttgttgttgatAGTCTTGTATTCTCTAAACCTACCCATGCCTATAAACTCCAAAATAACAGTTATAGAATCAAGTCCATGGACACGGTAACTACTAAAAAGAAATGGAATTTGAATAAAACAAGAACCATTTGATCATCAGCAAAGTTAGAAAGACGTATATAAGGAATATTTAGAAATGACTCACTAAAATCAGAGACTAGTGATATACCTGGGTACCAACCAACAGAAAGACATCTGCATTCTCAAGGCCAGCAATGCTAGTATTCATAATATATCCCGATCTCAAATCTGCACTAGTATTTTCGCCAATGCCTTCACACCACACATTATTTGATCCCATCTTATTTACAAAATCTTTTAGTGCAATCATGGACTCAGCATCGGAAAGTTTGCCAGCTATTCCAACAATTTCTTCTGGTTTAACTTTGTGCGCAACCTCAGCTACCACAGCAAGGGCATCGCGCCAGCTGACAGACTTAAAACGTCCATCAGGACCACGAATCATAGGGTCATTTAACCTCTGCCTCTTCAAACCATCATAACAAAAGCGGGTCTTGTCTGAAATCCATTCTTCATTTATGTCCTGCAAAGGGAATGCAGAATAGGCTATATCGGCAaactataaatataaaaatgaacCTTCTAGACAGAAGAAAAAAGGTGCTACAGTAACAATGACAAAGAAGCATGGAACTATGAAAAAATATGTTGAACAACAAAAATTTTGCAGGCCAAATTTTGTGGGGTCCAATATAAGGCATGCAGGGAGTCTAGGTAAAGCACCTTATTCTCCCATCCCCTCCCCTTCCTCCCCCCACAGGATCCTGTTGAGTGAAAAACTAATGAGGGAATGCAACCCCACCAAAAATATATTAACATGTTAAAACCTTACTGTCCCTCCAATATCTCACCCACAAGAGGATCAAGTGCTCCTTAAACATCTGCGGACTAACAACAGCTTAGTGTATCAACAGAATGATGATTTTTGTTTACAGAAACAAATAAATTTAAGTGCCAAAAAAATAATTGGAGCCTTAGCAACCACAAGAAAGAACCACAAATAGTTAAGTAAAATATTTTCATCAGATCAAACCTCATTTAGACGAGGGAGAATACGCATGACTTCAGGTCCTCTGCtgtcaattcgaatattggatCCAACGGCATCAGTAACATCAATGCTTTCTGTTCCCTTCAATTCCCAATTTCGGGCTTTAAAAGCAAAAGGTTTCGACGTGAGTGCTCCAACAGGACAGATATCTATCACGTTTCCAGAAAGTTCACTTGTCATAAGTTTCTCAACATATGTCCCAATCTCCTCTCCACTGCCACGACCTAACATGCCAAGATCCTGAACCCCAGCAACCTCTGTTGCAAACCTAACACACCTGTTTGGGGAAAAAAAAGGAATTTCACAAGAGCCTTTTAGCACACCACGTAAGATTGCTTTACACAACATTTAGCATTCAAGTGAATAAGTGAAAACATAAAATGGAAGGTAATTTTTACTTCATGTAAATTAGTTTAAGACAACTTAAAAGAAGCCAAAGCCAGCCCAAACAGGAACAAAATGAAAATCAGATTAACATATCTCCAAGGAAGGCAATTTTCACTCCATGTAAATTAGTTTAATACATAATCTTTTACAAAATCTTCCATAATGTGGTATCGACCACTGACTCATTTTAGAATAAGGGGATGCTTAATTCTTTTAAAGATTATTCCACAAATAAACATGATATAAACCATTAAAGTGGAAGTTACTTATCTAGAACAATATAATCATAGCTTGTATAACATAATGCATTTCTGACTTCCACTATACAGaacctttatttatttatttattttgatacaAAAAGAAATAGCACCTTTATATCCAAAATTCACACAATTAGATTTGCAAAAAATTTACCTTGTACATTGAATGCAACGAGTCATCACAGTCTTCACCAAAGGTCCAAGGTTCTTATCTACCACAGATCTCTTCATTTCAGTGAACCGACCACGATCAGAACCAAAAGCCATTGACTGATCCTGAAGATCACATTCCCCACCTTGATCACAAATTGGGCAATCTAGTGGATGGTTCATCAATAAAAACTCCATCACTCCTTCTCTAGCTTTCTTTGCAACAGGTGTGTCGGTCTTAATTTTCATTCCTACAGATCAATATCTCATTAGCTTAAATCTTTAACAAGAATCAGATCAATAAAAGGTTAAAAACCCCATCCAAACAAAATCCAAGCATGTATTCATTTAGTGTGTTCGGCTTAATGAGAATGATAACTTATAATTTCTCTATTATAGAAACACAATACAGGGAAATCAGTGTGCaaagagagaaagggagaacTAGTGAGAAATCTGCAAAATTAACAATTGACACGGATAATTACTAAACACAGAAACAACGGTTTGAAAGTTTGttctttcttaaaaaaatataaaacaaaaagcACCAAAGATAACTGGATTAAAGCTAAATGATATTTCATTACCATCCTCTACAAACTACATCATGCCAACAAGGCAACAACGTAACCCGATAAAACTTCATAATATGTTCAAGGAAGCACAAATTTGGACATAAACAGTTGATAACAAAGTTTTGTACATGGCAGTggaaatcaaacaaagaaaaaagaaatcatCATAATGTGCCGAATCCCTCTAATCATGAACATGATCGAATTCCAACATGTCATAAACGTATCCGGCAATCACAATACAAGAGGGACACCAAAATGAAATCCTATCCATATAATCAACATAAGGACGAACTACAACAGCTAATcattcaaaaagaaaaagaagaagaataagaagccGACCAGGAAGAGCAGGCATGGCGCAAGAAGCAACAGGCTTGGGAGACTTCTCGACCTCGACAAGACACATGCGGCAGTTACCGGCGATGGAGAGGCGGCTGTGGTAACAGAAGCGGGGAATGTCGACGCCGGCAACCTCGCAGGCCTGAAGGACAGTCATGCCCTTGGGGATTTTCACCGGGTACCCATCCACGAACACCTCGATGGCGTCCTCCGGGTTAGGGAAGTGTACCCTAGCGCCGGCAACGGGGGTCCGGGGCGGAAGATCCGGGGGAGGGGCCTGGGCCTGGGCAGCTTCGGGCTTTTGGAGCTCGGGCTTGGAGACAATGGTGCGGATGAAGATGTTCCTAGggttttgagaattgagtagCCTTGAGGTGGGTCTCATGGCCTTTGAAGCTAACAAGCCCAGCCCCATTTTTCTTccgattccttcttcttcttcttcttcttcttcttcttcttcctctctctctctctctctctctatatatatatatatatgagattGTGTTACGGCGTTCCCGTGGGATTTGAGGGGTGCTGTCGGATCGTTGCAGGAATCT is a window from the Arachis stenosperma cultivar V10309 chromosome 3, arast.V10309.gnm1.PFL2, whole genome shotgun sequence genome containing:
- the LOC130967464 gene encoding NADH dehydrogenase [ubiquinone] iron-sulfur protein 1, mitochondrial, which encodes MGLGLLASKAMRPTSRLLNSQNPRNIFIRTIVSKPELQKPEAAQAQAPPPDLPPRTPVAGARVHFPNPEDAIEVFVDGYPVKIPKGMTVLQACEVAGVDIPRFCYHSRLSIAGNCRMCLVEVEKSPKPVASCAMPALPGMKIKTDTPVAKKAREGVMEFLLMNHPLDCPICDQGGECDLQDQSMAFGSDRGRFTEMKRSVVDKNLGPLVKTVMTRCIQCTRCVRFATEVAGVQDLGMLGRGSGEEIGTYVEKLMTSELSGNVIDICPVGALTSKPFAFKARNWELKGTESIDVTDAVGSNIRIDSRGPEVMRILPRLNEDINEEWISDKTRFCYDGLKRQRLNDPMIRGPDGRFKSVSWRDALAVVAEVAHKVKPEEIVGIAGKLSDAESMIALKDFVNKMGSNNVWCEGIGENTSADLRSGYIMNTSIAGLENADVFLLVGTQPRVEAAMVNARIRKTVRATQAKVGYIGPATDFNYDHQHLGTGPQTLLEIAEGRHPFSKTISNAKNPVIIVGAGIFERKDQDAIFAAIETIAKQGKVVRPDWNGLNVLLLHAAQAAALDLGLVPQSEKSLESAKFVYLMGADDINLDKIPADSFVVYQGHHGDKSVYRANIILPAAAFSEKEGTYENTEGCTQQTLPAVPTVGDSRDDWKIIRALSEVAGIDLPYDSVGAVRARIKIVAPNLVRQDEREPATLPSSLRPTFNTKIDTTAFGTAVENFYMTDAITRASKIMAQCSALLKK
- the LOC130967465 gene encoding uncharacterized protein LOC130967465; the encoded protein is MDAETVVHTGGCHCKSVRWKVVAPSSVVALDCNCSDCSMRGNTHFVVPAVNFQLLGESSKFITTYTFGTHTAKHTFCKICGISSFYHPRSNPDGVAVTFRCVDPGTLTHIEIRKADGKNWESWFNQSDISSFSKVQK